The following proteins come from a genomic window of Corallococcus sp. NCRR:
- a CDS encoding response regulator, protein MNPLLLVEDSDPDAEALMRIAKRLPLPVPVVRVRDGENALDYVYRRGAHADAERPTLILLDMHMPGISGRDVLATLKADPDLRSIPVIIFSSSVETVDVQGAYADGANSYLFKPDIGPQLQATAEALHAFWFKAARLPEPQEPEA, encoded by the coding sequence ATGAACCCGTTGCTGCTGGTGGAGGACAGTGATCCGGACGCGGAGGCGCTGATGCGCATCGCGAAGCGGTTGCCCCTGCCCGTGCCCGTGGTGCGCGTGCGCGACGGCGAGAACGCCCTGGACTACGTCTACCGGCGCGGCGCCCACGCGGACGCGGAGCGCCCCACGCTCATCCTGCTGGACATGCACATGCCCGGCATCAGCGGGCGTGACGTGCTGGCCACGCTGAAGGCGGACCCCGACCTGCGCTCCATCCCCGTCATCATCTTCTCCTCCTCGGTGGAGACGGTCGACGTGCAGGGGGCCTACGCGGACGGCGCCAACAGCTACCTCTTCAAGCCGGACATTGGCCCCCAGCTTCAGGCCACCGCGGAGGCGCTCCATGCCTTCTGGTTCAAGGCCGCGCGCCTGCCCGAGCCCCAGGAGCCGGAGGCATGA
- a CDS encoding hybrid sensor histidine kinase/response regulator produces the protein MSLRVLLVDDGMADRLAVSRALARDPDMQWEVVPMSNAEDALAYLSGNPVDAMLLDYHLPGMNGVALLQKVAALGLPRVPAVVVLTGSGNERVAVDAMKAGANDYLVKEAFSPERLRRSLKTAVDTVQMTRELEERRLRAERAEAAAREALAVRDELFSLATHDLKGPLQIMTLNAQVLRRQIPAAAMTPALETRLGHIVRAAHRMGELIDHFLEVTRGQERPLKREPMDLLAMASGKVRELEANASRHRFVLEVPEGRDFTGEWDAHALERVLENLIGNAVKYSAADSTVIVRLAVEEEETQQFVLLSVTDQGIGIPAEDLPFVFERFHRGRNVSQDVSGSGVGLASARRMVELHGGTLAVRSVEGQGSTFTVRLPRGIVLSAGPAQSTPVRGGSEHTAP, from the coding sequence ATGAGCCTGCGCGTGCTACTGGTGGACGACGGCATGGCGGACCGCCTCGCGGTCAGCCGCGCGCTGGCGAGGGACCCGGACATGCAGTGGGAAGTGGTGCCCATGTCCAACGCGGAGGACGCGCTGGCGTATTTGTCCGGCAACCCGGTGGACGCGATGCTGCTCGACTACCACCTGCCCGGCATGAACGGCGTCGCCCTGTTGCAGAAGGTCGCGGCGCTGGGACTGCCCCGCGTGCCCGCCGTGGTGGTGCTCACCGGCAGCGGCAACGAGCGCGTGGCGGTGGACGCCATGAAGGCCGGCGCCAACGACTACCTGGTGAAGGAGGCCTTCAGCCCGGAGCGCCTGCGCCGCAGCCTCAAGACCGCGGTGGACACGGTGCAGATGACGCGCGAGCTGGAGGAGCGCCGCCTGCGCGCCGAGCGCGCCGAGGCCGCCGCCCGCGAGGCCCTGGCCGTGCGCGACGAGCTCTTCTCGCTGGCGACGCATGACTTGAAGGGCCCGCTGCAGATCATGACGCTCAACGCCCAGGTGCTGCGCCGGCAGATTCCCGCCGCCGCGATGACGCCCGCGCTGGAGACGCGCCTGGGCCACATCGTGCGCGCGGCGCACCGCATGGGCGAGCTCATCGACCACTTCCTGGAGGTGACGCGCGGTCAGGAGCGCCCCCTCAAGCGCGAGCCCATGGACCTGCTGGCCATGGCGAGCGGCAAGGTGCGCGAGCTGGAGGCCAACGCGTCACGCCACCGCTTCGTCCTGGAGGTGCCGGAGGGGCGCGACTTCACCGGCGAGTGGGACGCGCACGCCCTGGAGCGCGTGCTGGAGAACCTGATAGGCAACGCGGTGAAGTACAGCGCCGCGGACTCCACCGTCATCGTGCGCCTGGCGGTGGAGGAGGAGGAGACGCAGCAGTTCGTGCTGCTCTCCGTGACGGACCAGGGCATCGGCATCCCGGCGGAGGACCTGCCCTTCGTCTTCGAGCGCTTCCACCGCGGGCGCAACGTGTCCCAGGACGTGTCCGGCAGCGGCGTGGGGCTGGCCAGCGCGCGCCGCATGGTGGAGCTGCACGGGGGCACGCTCGCCGTGCGCAGCGTGGAGGGGCAGGGCTCCACCTTCACCGTGCGCCTGCCCCGGGGCATCGTGCTCTCCGCCGGGCCCGCGCAGTCCACGCCGGTCCGTGGCGGCTCCGAGCACACCGCGCCTTAG
- a CDS encoding DUF420 domain-containing protein: MSNAASGFTPSSPSANDRSFFIAIGVVSAGALALLAWLLLIRRGGAGMGVDLRFMPAVNAGLNATAAALLLGGWVAIKRGARKVHQNLMVSAFAASALFLVGYLAYHFVHGDTRYVGDFRGLYLTLLASHVLLSMPVLPMALVAFYFSWRQQFARHRKVTRWLAPIWLYVSVTGVVVFFMLRGGVPAVS; the protein is encoded by the coding sequence ATGTCCAACGCCGCTTCCGGGTTCACCCCGTCATCCCCGTCCGCCAACGACCGCTCCTTCTTCATCGCGATTGGCGTGGTGTCCGCCGGCGCGCTGGCGCTGCTGGCGTGGCTGCTGCTCATCCGGCGCGGGGGCGCGGGCATGGGCGTGGACCTGCGCTTCATGCCGGCGGTGAACGCGGGGCTCAACGCGACGGCGGCGGCGCTGCTGTTGGGCGGCTGGGTGGCCATCAAGCGGGGCGCGCGCAAGGTGCACCAGAACCTGATGGTGAGCGCGTTCGCCGCGTCCGCGCTGTTCCTGGTGGGCTACCTCGCCTACCACTTCGTGCACGGGGACACGCGCTACGTGGGCGACTTCCGCGGGCTGTACCTGACGCTGCTGGCCAGCCACGTGCTCCTGTCCATGCCGGTGCTGCCCATGGCGCTGGTGGCCTTCTACTTCTCCTGGCGGCAGCAGTTCGCCCGGCACCGCAAGGTGACCCGGTGGCTGGCGCCCATCTGGCTCTACGTGTCGGTGACGGGCGTGGTGGTGTTCTTCATGCTGCGCGGCGGCGTGCCCGCGGTGTCCTGA
- a CDS encoding DUF1585 domain-containing protein, whose amino-acid sequence MEEYKAFQAKGSVTAEDVRAMMKDESFYARMRNYHRALLRSNISGSVQGNGDYRVSGTPLSFAGNNSNNLRGGQSQRCDGEIAQDSCTANPQDPHQSGSTAPACRDAQGIPLPVSYDYDTNYYQCRQLDVNSTAPELKFADCNALKANATYGKYVNFCDNRYLASAGKSVGYLCLPDPNKNTTNVLVAEPSSGVITAWVNPDQSANLKRLDRCGFDISKGADGKPLAAGKWRAQTGCVQREGYVTTQVQPYWSTTTETVKVCAVEAQDRALNPYTGESCETARFNSDRSCGCGDKMRRCEITDVHTARVAAFNEEPLYITDSVVRNDEPYFNILTTRRSFVNGTLSEFYKQRQGAGVFSIKSPADAATLPAVTYANTTQWNEYVRDSTHSGVLTTPAFLYRFPTQRARVNEFYEAFLCKHFAPAADASLPPPDDACNRENNLAKRCGCNYCHATIEPTGAHWGRYAERSALFLSPDQFPRLDVKCRDCALAGNTTCDNECSQYVMQAFDGDGANSLGLLKTYLYRSADEEKNIEGGPQALVKRMMETGDLERCTVKRVWNEFLGRAMTAEEQRMYLQTLSQDFAKNNHSLKGLIEQVVMSDAYRRID is encoded by the coding sequence ATGGAGGAGTACAAGGCGTTCCAGGCCAAGGGCTCCGTCACGGCGGAAGACGTCCGCGCGATGATGAAGGACGAATCCTTCTACGCGCGGATGCGCAACTACCACCGCGCGCTCCTGCGCTCGAACATCAGCGGCAGCGTGCAGGGCAACGGCGACTACCGCGTGTCCGGCACGCCGCTGAGCTTCGCGGGCAACAACTCCAACAACCTGCGCGGTGGCCAGAGCCAGCGCTGTGATGGAGAGATTGCCCAGGACAGCTGCACGGCGAACCCGCAGGACCCGCACCAGAGTGGCTCCACGGCCCCCGCCTGCCGCGACGCGCAGGGCATCCCGCTGCCGGTCAGCTACGACTACGACACGAACTACTACCAGTGCCGCCAGCTGGACGTGAACTCCACGGCGCCGGAGCTGAAGTTCGCGGACTGCAACGCGCTGAAGGCGAACGCGACGTACGGCAAGTACGTGAACTTCTGCGACAACCGCTACCTGGCGTCCGCGGGCAAGTCCGTGGGCTACCTGTGCCTGCCGGACCCGAACAAGAACACCACCAACGTGCTGGTGGCGGAGCCGTCCTCGGGCGTCATCACCGCCTGGGTGAACCCGGATCAGAGCGCGAACCTGAAGCGGCTGGACCGCTGCGGGTTCGACATCTCGAAGGGCGCGGACGGCAAGCCGCTCGCGGCCGGCAAGTGGAGGGCGCAGACGGGATGCGTGCAGCGCGAGGGCTATGTCACCACCCAGGTGCAGCCCTACTGGTCCACCACCACGGAGACCGTGAAGGTGTGCGCCGTGGAGGCGCAGGACCGCGCGTTGAACCCGTACACGGGCGAGTCCTGTGAGACGGCGCGCTTCAACAGCGACCGCAGCTGCGGCTGCGGCGACAAGATGCGCCGCTGCGAAATCACCGACGTGCACACCGCGCGCGTCGCCGCCTTCAACGAGGAGCCGCTCTACATCACGGACTCCGTGGTGCGCAACGACGAGCCCTACTTCAACATCCTCACCACCCGCCGCTCCTTCGTGAACGGCACGCTGTCGGAGTTCTACAAGCAGCGCCAGGGCGCGGGCGTCTTCAGCATCAAGTCCCCCGCGGACGCGGCCACGCTGCCCGCCGTGACGTACGCGAACACCACCCAGTGGAATGAGTACGTCCGCGACAGCACCCACTCCGGCGTGCTCACCACGCCCGCGTTCCTCTACCGCTTCCCCACGCAGCGCGCCCGCGTGAACGAGTTCTACGAGGCGTTCCTCTGCAAGCACTTCGCCCCGGCCGCGGACGCGTCCCTGCCGCCCCCGGACGACGCGTGCAACCGCGAGAACAACCTGGCCAAGCGCTGCGGCTGCAACTACTGCCACGCCACCATCGAGCCCACGGGCGCGCACTGGGGCCGCTACGCGGAGCGCTCCGCGCTGTTCCTGTCCCCGGACCAGTTCCCCCGCCTGGACGTGAAGTGCCGCGACTGCGCCCTCGCCGGCAACACCACCTGCGACAACGAGTGCAGCCAGTACGTGATGCAGGCCTTCGACGGTGACGGCGCCAACTCGCTGGGCCTCCTGAAGACCTACCTCTACCGCAGCGCGGACGAGGAGAAGAACATCGAGGGCGGCCCGCAGGCGCTGGTGAAGCGGATGATGGAGACGGGCGACCTGGAGCGCTGCACCGTCAAGCGCGTCTGGAACGAGTTCCTGGGCCGCGCCATGACGGCCGAGGAGCAGCGCATGTACCTGCAGACGCTGTCGCAGGACTTCGCCAAGAACAACCACAGCCTCAAGGGCCTCATCGAGCAGGTGGTGATGTCCGACGCGTACCGGAGGATCGACTGA
- a CDS encoding DUF1501 domain-containing protein — protein sequence MKKTRQDDLSSPERRTFLKAGAGFMGSLLLGGIPFKAVAQATNLAAPDRCFVFVYFSGGWDQLLAFDPRDPAVFTADRVSETRIMPGYSLLTDSRFQQTPIVPKTRAGADAPAMTFGPAVGALADHYDLMTVVRGINMSTLTHEVGYRYFLTGKMPIGSAARGSSTATEIVGQMKPTVPIPSIAQGVESYNDRYGGYANALRVSGLADLVLTLDPPVAARQLDSEIEKSLIDLNGQPITCEEQALTARGVGTAYESSRGQMQTVMENKLSDSFRFQLAANQAVRDFYGLNGQSYPYNSAAGRAAMVATALKKGISQCVSINLAGGLDTHFGTQQTHATNQRTGFDALNLLVNDLRQTAHPGGGNFMDHTTILVFSEFARTPTINATGGRDHHLSNSCLMMGAGIKHNRVVGRSGDIGMSPGLVDLRTGDNDPNGSNIFPEHIIATVLASAKLDYSITRVDPLRFILA from the coding sequence ATGAAGAAGACACGCCAAGACGACCTCAGCTCCCCCGAGCGCCGCACCTTCCTCAAGGCCGGAGCCGGCTTCATGGGCTCCCTCCTGCTGGGAGGCATCCCCTTCAAGGCCGTGGCCCAGGCGACGAACCTGGCCGCGCCCGACCGCTGCTTCGTGTTCGTGTACTTCAGCGGCGGGTGGGACCAGTTGCTCGCGTTCGACCCGCGTGACCCGGCGGTGTTCACCGCCGACCGCGTCTCCGAGACGCGCATCATGCCGGGCTACAGCCTGCTGACCGACTCGCGCTTCCAGCAGACGCCCATCGTCCCCAAGACGCGCGCGGGCGCGGACGCCCCGGCGATGACCTTCGGGCCCGCGGTGGGCGCGCTGGCGGACCACTACGACCTGATGACGGTGGTGCGCGGCATCAACATGAGCACGCTCACCCACGAGGTGGGCTACCGCTACTTCCTCACCGGGAAGATGCCCATCGGCAGCGCGGCGCGCGGCTCCTCCACCGCGACGGAGATCGTGGGCCAGATGAAGCCCACGGTGCCCATCCCGTCCATCGCCCAGGGCGTGGAGTCCTACAACGACCGCTACGGCGGCTACGCCAACGCGCTGCGCGTCAGCGGCCTGGCGGACCTGGTGCTCACGCTGGATCCGCCTGTCGCCGCGCGCCAGCTGGACAGCGAAATCGAGAAGAGCCTCATCGACCTCAACGGCCAGCCCATCACCTGCGAGGAGCAGGCGCTCACCGCGCGGGGCGTGGGCACGGCCTATGAGAGCAGCCGCGGCCAGATGCAGACGGTGATGGAGAACAAGCTGTCGGACTCGTTCCGCTTCCAGCTGGCGGCCAACCAGGCCGTGCGCGACTTCTACGGGCTCAACGGCCAGTCCTACCCGTACAACAGCGCCGCGGGCCGCGCCGCCATGGTGGCCACCGCCCTGAAGAAGGGCATCAGCCAGTGCGTGTCCATCAACCTGGCCGGCGGCCTGGACACCCACTTCGGCACGCAGCAGACGCACGCGACCAACCAGCGGACCGGATTCGACGCGCTGAACCTGTTGGTGAATGATCTCCGCCAGACGGCGCACCCCGGCGGCGGCAACTTCATGGACCACACCACCATCCTGGTGTTCAGCGAGTTCGCTCGCACGCCCACCATCAACGCCACGGGCGGCCGTGACCACCACCTGTCCAACAGCTGCCTGATGATGGGCGCGGGCATCAAGCACAACCGGGTGGTGGGCCGCAGCGGTGACATCGGCATGTCGCCGGGCCTGGTGGACCTGCGCACGGGCGACAACGATCCGAACGGCTCCAACATCTTCCCCGAGCACATCATCGCGACGGTGCTGGCCTCGGCGAAGCTGGACTACAGCATCACGCGGGTGGACCCGCTGCGGTTCATCCTTGCCTGA
- a CDS encoding VCBS repeat-containing protein, which translates to MKRLLRATPLCALLTLACDGELKPAEQLPYVGPCEGLAPLTLSAEPTTVRSGSVATLTAGGGSGRYTYRAEAGGSSGDMRGNRFVAGATPGEDTLTVVDEQCGGATSVKVKVIAGFGVAPARAMLRPGTSFQIRIEGLVGTAAFTLTTNGSGATLTDAGLYTAGQVEAQDVITVRDTKSGDTVALQYTVSKAAKLVGDPLYLGVPSGSSAPLGTAGGTDTVTWTKKSGPGSVVNGRVVVEAGATGTIVVEAKDAFTGDVAPVSVRVLDELTRPLLAHGKLSDVATLVTADFDGDGIQDLAVGQRESELSRPTGGAVFIYKGSASGLPTKPTWVLTGETEGALFGDMMAAGDLDGDGIADLAVSSPAADVTIGDSGAVYLYTFKPGKAPALLRPALTGLGRGGFGTGLAIADADGDGDMDLFVGSPGADLSTLSGISRRGVIDIFILTRGQPVPDLPVVRLGGQDLLSDGTFTLKSTTELGRALAVADLNDDGRPDLAALHRLTRFNADGSTNGQQMAVAVYFARDTAPRYRSAADLYVLVSNTAVETMANEGTFRLGAIPGEGNRPPFLVVMADKADAPDLRASGGVAAAQDAGGAYLFDLRGATLAADPAMAKPATVPLANAYARFYGDTRSMTATRSWAVMDVDGTPGPELLLGAPYASVTAGTATLGNAGKVLVYPLTGLSKDTVMNKPLAALGGAAKAEVLGAGLAAWNLPSGPVLAGFSGRASSSAGAFVGRVDVFSKAGASIAEWSRGGMDVTAKASVERFGETVAVARLNSQVVALVGSPGFSGPGPNNDGADMTVGRVYTFDTAEPGKAIVSGEGASSPWYGGRNVGVDVAFTDFNGDGRPDLVAGATGLVIPATNSAVAERDPYVANACMTTATQSLGGLLVSLGQADGTFKPAYRVFAPSVVTDCDDAAAARCKRTSIGRGVVGGFDFNGDGKQDLAVLRDRGFELFLGRAPEDASLAKMTLACDPLYSSYFSAATAGLQTSAPAALGDLNGDKCDEVAWRYNDNTRSGIVILYGYDTGGTRCGGRTTPSMVRIAGDPEKGITLMNLGVAITRAGRFLGDSRDFIAVTANNYLFEGVNQPTVLLYDIAAINAKRPASGPPNNETVVGATNDGLTPIPVTYRARAVSFGTSLSGGRDLTGDGVPDLWVGAPNASVASDGDGAAFLFAGGAKSTGPLSPFLLVVGDGAERSFLGQSIAVVPGSGGSPPTAVIGAPRSYRTGTQNGTAYSLPLPF; encoded by the coding sequence ATGAAACGTCTCCTCCGCGCCACCCCCCTGTGCGCGCTGCTGACCCTGGCCTGTGACGGTGAGCTCAAGCCCGCCGAGCAGCTTCCCTACGTGGGCCCCTGCGAGGGCCTGGCCCCGCTGACGCTGTCGGCGGAGCCCACGACGGTGCGCTCCGGCAGCGTGGCCACGCTGACGGCCGGCGGCGGCAGCGGCCGCTACACCTACCGCGCGGAGGCGGGCGGCTCCTCCGGCGACATGCGCGGCAACCGCTTCGTCGCGGGCGCCACGCCGGGCGAGGACACGCTGACGGTGGTGGACGAGCAGTGCGGCGGCGCCACCAGCGTGAAGGTGAAGGTCATCGCCGGCTTCGGCGTCGCGCCCGCGCGCGCGATGCTGCGGCCGGGCACGTCCTTCCAGATCCGCATCGAAGGGCTGGTGGGCACGGCGGCCTTCACGCTCACCACCAACGGCTCCGGCGCCACGCTCACCGACGCGGGCCTCTACACGGCGGGGCAGGTGGAGGCGCAGGACGTCATCACGGTGCGCGACACGAAGTCCGGCGACACGGTGGCGCTCCAGTACACCGTGAGCAAGGCCGCGAAGCTGGTGGGCGACCCGCTGTACCTGGGCGTGCCTTCCGGCAGCTCCGCGCCGCTGGGCACCGCGGGCGGCACGGACACCGTGACGTGGACGAAGAAGTCCGGCCCCGGCTCCGTGGTGAACGGCCGCGTCGTGGTGGAGGCGGGGGCGACGGGCACCATCGTGGTGGAGGCGAAGGACGCCTTCACCGGCGACGTGGCCCCGGTGTCGGTGCGCGTGCTGGATGAGCTGACGCGGCCCCTGCTGGCGCACGGCAAGCTGTCGGACGTGGCCACGCTGGTGACCGCGGACTTCGACGGGGACGGCATCCAGGACCTGGCCGTGGGCCAGCGCGAGAGCGAGCTGTCACGTCCCACGGGCGGCGCGGTGTTCATCTACAAGGGCAGCGCTTCCGGCCTGCCCACGAAGCCCACCTGGGTGCTGACGGGTGAGACCGAGGGCGCGCTCTTCGGCGACATGATGGCCGCGGGGGACCTGGACGGCGACGGCATCGCGGACCTGGCGGTGTCCTCGCCGGCCGCGGACGTCACCATCGGTGACTCGGGCGCGGTGTACCTCTACACGTTCAAGCCGGGGAAGGCGCCCGCGCTGCTGAGGCCCGCGCTCACCGGCCTGGGCCGCGGAGGGTTCGGCACGGGCCTGGCCATCGCGGACGCGGATGGCGACGGGGACATGGACCTGTTCGTGGGCTCGCCCGGCGCGGACCTGTCCACCCTCTCCGGCATCAGCCGGCGCGGCGTCATCGACATCTTCATCCTCACCAGGGGACAGCCCGTTCCGGACCTGCCGGTGGTGCGCCTGGGCGGCCAGGACCTGTTGTCGGACGGCACGTTCACGCTGAAGAGCACCACGGAGCTGGGCCGCGCGCTCGCCGTGGCGGACCTCAACGACGACGGCCGCCCGGACCTGGCGGCGCTGCACCGGCTGACGCGGTTCAACGCGGACGGCTCCACCAACGGGCAGCAGATGGCCGTGGCGGTGTACTTCGCGCGCGACACGGCGCCGCGCTACCGCTCCGCCGCGGACCTGTACGTGCTGGTGTCCAACACCGCCGTGGAGACGATGGCCAACGAGGGCACCTTCCGCCTGGGCGCCATCCCCGGTGAAGGCAACCGGCCCCCGTTCCTCGTGGTGATGGCGGACAAGGCGGACGCGCCGGACCTGCGCGCGTCGGGCGGCGTGGCGGCGGCGCAGGACGCGGGCGGCGCGTACCTGTTCGACCTGCGGGGCGCGACGCTGGCGGCGGACCCGGCGATGGCGAAGCCCGCGACGGTGCCGCTGGCGAACGCGTACGCGCGCTTCTACGGCGACACGCGCAGCATGACCGCGACGCGCAGCTGGGCGGTGATGGACGTGGACGGCACGCCAGGGCCGGAGCTGCTCCTGGGCGCGCCGTACGCGTCGGTGACGGCGGGCACGGCGACGCTGGGCAACGCGGGCAAGGTGCTGGTGTATCCGCTCACCGGCCTGTCGAAGGACACGGTGATGAACAAGCCGCTCGCGGCGCTGGGCGGCGCGGCGAAGGCGGAGGTGCTGGGCGCGGGCCTCGCGGCGTGGAACCTGCCGTCCGGCCCGGTGCTGGCGGGCTTCTCCGGCCGCGCGTCCTCCTCCGCGGGCGCCTTCGTCGGCCGCGTGGATGTCTTCTCCAAGGCGGGCGCGAGCATCGCGGAGTGGTCGCGCGGCGGCATGGACGTCACGGCGAAGGCCAGCGTGGAGCGCTTCGGTGAGACCGTGGCGGTCGCGCGCCTCAACTCCCAGGTGGTGGCCCTGGTGGGCTCGCCGGGCTTCTCCGGCCCGGGCCCCAACAACGACGGCGCGGACATGACCGTGGGCCGCGTGTACACCTTCGACACCGCGGAGCCGGGGAAGGCCATCGTGTCGGGGGAGGGCGCCAGCTCTCCGTGGTACGGCGGCCGCAACGTGGGCGTGGACGTGGCGTTCACGGACTTCAACGGCGACGGCCGGCCGGACCTGGTGGCCGGCGCCACGGGGCTCGTCATCCCGGCCACGAACTCCGCCGTGGCGGAGCGCGACCCCTACGTGGCGAACGCCTGCATGACGACGGCCACGCAGTCGCTGGGCGGGCTGCTGGTGTCGCTGGGCCAGGCGGACGGCACCTTCAAGCCGGCCTACCGCGTGTTCGCGCCGTCCGTGGTCACCGACTGCGACGACGCCGCGGCGGCCCGGTGCAAGCGCACCAGCATCGGCCGGGGCGTGGTGGGCGGCTTCGACTTCAACGGCGACGGCAAGCAGGACCTGGCCGTGCTGCGCGACCGGGGCTTCGAGCTGTTCCTGGGCCGCGCGCCCGAGGACGCGTCGCTCGCGAAGATGACGCTGGCCTGCGACCCCCTCTACTCCTCCTACTTCTCCGCCGCGACCGCCGGGCTGCAGACGTCCGCGCCCGCCGCGCTGGGCGACCTGAACGGGGACAAGTGCGATGAGGTGGCGTGGCGCTACAACGACAACACCCGCTCCGGCATCGTCATCCTCTATGGCTACGACACGGGGGGCACCCGGTGCGGTGGCCGCACGACGCCGTCCATGGTGCGCATCGCGGGAGACCCGGAGAAGGGCATCACGCTGATGAACCTGGGCGTGGCCATCACGCGCGCGGGGAGGTTCCTGGGGGACTCGCGCGACTTCATCGCGGTGACGGCCAACAACTACCTGTTCGAGGGCGTGAACCAGCCCACGGTGCTGCTCTACGACATCGCCGCCATCAACGCGAAGCGCCCGGCCAGTGGCCCGCCCAACAACGAGACCGTGGTGGGCGCCACCAACGACGGGCTGACCCCCATCCCCGTGACGTACCGCGCCCGCGCGGTGAGCTTCGGCACGTCGCTGTCGGGCGGCCGGGACCTGACCGGTGACGGCGTGCCGGACCTGTGGGTGGGCGCGCCCAACGCGTCGGTGGCCTCGGACGGTGACGGCGCGGCGTTCCTCTTCGCCGGTGGCGCGAAGTCCACGGGCCCGCTGTCACCCTTCCTGCTGGTGGTGGGGGACGGCGCGGAGCGCTCCTTCCTGGGCCAGTCCATCGCCGTCGTCCCGGGCTCCGGAGGCTCGCCGCCCACGGCCGTCATCGGCGCGCCGAGGAGCTACCGCACCGGCACGCAGAACGGCACGGCGTACTCGCTGCCCCTGCCGTTCTGA
- a CDS encoding DMT family transporter, with amino-acid sequence MSSVTIVTPAAQPAPRWKVSLAYATCFILWGSTWAAVKVGLEDLPPLRFVGTRMLVAGVALLPFARSRGTALGGGTGWRIAGLGVLQLAVPFGLLFVAQQWIPSSWSALLFSTFPVWLLLVGRVVFPDQPLTGRKLFAAALGLTGVVALQHQELVSLSFSGQVLLGCAMTLFAASVVAVANVLLRRHMTHVPPHLLTLVQTLSSAALLLSASAMLEWNQPAHWTPKAIGALLYLALGGTVLTYQCLYWLLPRISLAALGAMALLDTLVAVTLGVALLGEPLTPSLLAGGALILTAAALANRDEAPEAKAPPEAPPAG; translated from the coding sequence ATGTCGTCCGTGACTATCGTGACCCCGGCCGCGCAGCCCGCGCCGCGGTGGAAGGTGTCCCTCGCCTACGCCACCTGCTTCATCCTCTGGGGGTCCACGTGGGCCGCCGTGAAGGTGGGGCTGGAGGACCTGCCGCCCCTGCGCTTCGTGGGCACGCGCATGCTCGTGGCCGGGGTGGCGCTGCTGCCCTTCGCGCGCTCGCGAGGGACGGCGTTGGGGGGCGGCACCGGGTGGCGCATCGCGGGGCTGGGCGTGCTCCAACTGGCGGTGCCCTTTGGACTGCTCTTCGTGGCGCAGCAGTGGATTCCCTCCAGCTGGTCCGCGCTCCTCTTCTCCACCTTCCCCGTGTGGCTGCTGCTGGTGGGCCGCGTGGTGTTTCCGGATCAACCGCTCACCGGGCGCAAGCTCTTCGCGGCGGCGCTGGGCCTGACGGGCGTGGTGGCGCTCCAGCACCAGGAGCTGGTGTCGCTCAGCTTCTCCGGACAGGTGCTGCTGGGCTGCGCGATGACGCTGTTCGCGGCGTCGGTGGTGGCGGTGGCCAACGTGCTGCTGCGCCGGCACATGACGCACGTGCCTCCGCACCTGCTGACGCTGGTGCAGACGTTGAGCAGCGCGGCGCTGCTGCTCTCCGCGTCCGCGATGCTGGAGTGGAACCAGCCGGCGCACTGGACCCCGAAGGCGATTGGCGCGCTCCTGTACCTGGCGCTGGGCGGGACGGTGCTCACCTACCAGTGCCTGTACTGGCTCCTGCCGCGCATCTCGCTGGCGGCGCTGGGCGCCATGGCGCTCCTGGACACGCTGGTGGCGGTGACGCTGGGCGTGGCGCTCCTGGGCGAGCCGCTCACGCCGTCGCTGCTCGCGGGCGGCGCGCTCATCCTCACGGCGGCGGCGCTCGCCAACCGCGACGAGGCCCCGGAGGCGAAGGCGCCTCCGGAAGCCCCGCCCGCGGGGTGA